The Chryseobacterium nakagawai genome has a segment encoding these proteins:
- a CDS encoding hemerythrin domain-containing protein — protein sequence MKRNENIVLLSRDHHSGLLCSWKIRQGIKKEIESERIKKYIFYFFEHHLEDHFREEEEILCPSFEDEYTERIRSEHQQIKILISQIKDSGAPYLFSDFADLLEQHIRFEERNWFPHLEKS from the coding sequence ATGAAACGCAATGAAAATATAGTACTCCTTTCAAGAGATCATCATTCCGGACTGCTTTGCAGCTGGAAGATCAGGCAAGGAATAAAGAAAGAAATTGAATCTGAGCGAATTAAAAAGTACATTTTTTATTTTTTTGAACATCATCTGGAAGATCATTTCAGAGAGGAAGAAGAAATTCTTTGTCCTTCTTTTGAGGATGAATATACAGAGCGTATCCGATCAGAACACCAACAGATAAAGATATTGATTTCTCAAATTAAAGATTCAGGAGCGCCTTATTTATTTTCTGATTTTGCAGACCTTCTTGAGCAGCATATCCGCTTTGAAGAACGGAATTGGTTTCCTCATTTAGAAAAAAGCTAG
- a CDS encoding nitric-oxide reductase large subunit gives MTPKKLWRWLAVVMVASFAVLIFYGTEIYRKIPPIPNQVVSTDDTVLATGQDIKDGQNVWQSIGGQTVGSIWGHGAYIAPDWTADYLHRESLLLLDELAKKDNKIYKELSDDEQAKYQVLLKKELRTNTFDEGKNAIIFSPERAKVQKQLSQYYSKLFMNDPSMAQLRDQYAIPKNTVKDSGRMSQMSAFFAWSTWVCITERPGDTVTYTNNWPHDESVGNVPPPSLHLWSGFSVLLLLASVGLLVFYHARNKEEEISEALPLEDPLRNMKPTPSMKATLKYIWVVALLILVQMLAGVITAHYGVEGSGFYGIPLDEFLPQSVSRSWHVQLAIFWIATSWLATGLYIAPAVSGHEPKYQKLGVNVLFGALLIVVLGSLTGQWLGVMQKLGLVDNFLWGHQGYEYVELGRIWQILLLIGLILWLVLMVRALLPALKRKDGDRHLLLLFTLSSVAIAMFYGAGLMYGRQTHMAIAEYWRWWVVHLWVEGFFEVFATVVAAFLFTRLGLLRLKSATNAVLFSTIIFLAGGILGTFHHLYFSATPTAVLALGATFSALEIVPLVLIGYEAYQNYQLSKSTQWIKAYKWPIYCFIAMCFWNFLGAGIFGFAINPPIALYYIQGLNTTAVHGHAALFGVYGILGIGLMMFVLRGLYPDREWNDKLIGWAFWLTNIGLLVMVTISLLPIGIMQSVASIKEGYWYARSAEFMQTDIMHFLRWMRVPGDILLAAGELLLVIFIIGLKFGWSLKEKR, from the coding sequence ATGACACCTAAAAAACTTTGGAGATGGCTTGCTGTAGTAATGGTTGCTTCGTTTGCTGTCCTTATATTTTACGGAACTGAAATTTACAGGAAAATCCCTCCTATTCCTAATCAGGTCGTAAGTACCGATGATACCGTGCTTGCTACCGGACAGGACATTAAAGACGGTCAGAATGTTTGGCAGTCTATTGGAGGTCAAACCGTGGGAAGTATATGGGGACATGGTGCCTATATTGCCCCTGACTGGACTGCTGATTACCTCCACAGAGAATCTCTTCTTCTGCTTGATGAGTTGGCTAAAAAAGATAATAAAATCTATAAAGAATTATCTGATGACGAACAGGCAAAATATCAGGTATTGCTGAAAAAGGAACTTCGCACCAATACTTTTGATGAAGGAAAAAATGCAATCATATTCTCCCCGGAAAGAGCAAAAGTACAGAAGCAGCTTTCTCAATATTACTCAAAATTATTCATGAATGATCCTTCCATGGCGCAGCTTCGTGATCAGTATGCAATTCCCAAAAATACAGTCAAAGATAGTGGAAGAATGTCTCAAATGAGTGCTTTTTTCGCCTGGAGTACATGGGTATGCATTACAGAGCGTCCCGGGGATACTGTTACCTATACCAATAACTGGCCGCACGATGAGTCTGTAGGCAATGTTCCACCACCTTCTTTACACTTATGGTCAGGATTCAGTGTATTATTACTACTGGCTTCCGTGGGGTTGTTGGTATTCTATCATGCCAGAAATAAAGAAGAAGAAATCAGTGAGGCTCTTCCTCTTGAAGACCCATTACGAAATATGAAACCCACTCCCTCTATGAAAGCTACGCTGAAATATATCTGGGTAGTCGCATTACTGATACTGGTGCAGATGCTTGCCGGAGTCATTACCGCTCATTATGGAGTTGAAGGAAGCGGATTCTATGGAATTCCTCTGGATGAGTTTCTTCCCCAGTCGGTTTCCAGAAGCTGGCATGTACAATTAGCCATATTCTGGATTGCTACCTCCTGGTTGGCTACTGGACTTTACATAGCTCCAGCGGTATCCGGACATGAACCGAAATATCAAAAATTAGGGGTCAATGTCTTGTTTGGAGCATTATTAATTGTTGTATTAGGATCTTTAACCGGGCAATGGCTTGGGGTCATGCAAAAATTGGGACTGGTAGATAACTTCCTATGGGGCCATCAGGGATATGAATATGTAGAACTGGGAAGAATCTGGCAGATTTTATTGCTTATCGGATTGATCCTTTGGTTGGTTTTAATGGTAAGAGCCCTCCTTCCTGCCTTAAAACGTAAAGATGGTGATCGTCATTTATTGCTTTTATTTACGCTTTCTTCTGTTGCTATTGCTATGTTTTATGGTGCCGGACTTATGTATGGAAGACAAACCCACATGGCGATTGCAGAATATTGGAGATGGTGGGTAGTTCACCTTTGGGTAGAAGGGTTCTTTGAAGTTTTTGCCACAGTAGTTGCTGCTTTCCTGTTTACCAGATTAGGTTTATTACGATTAAAATCGGCAACTAATGCAGTGTTATTTTCCACTATTATTTTCCTGGCAGGAGGTATTCTGGGAACATTCCATCACTTGTATTTCAGTGCAACGCCTACCGCTGTACTTGCATTAGGAGCTACTTTCAGTGCGTTGGAAATTGTACCTCTTGTATTGATTGGGTATGAAGCTTATCAGAACTACCAGCTGAGTAAATCTACCCAATGGATCAAAGCTTACAAATGGCCCATCTACTGTTTTATTGCCATGTGTTTCTGGAATTTTCTGGGAGCCGGAATCTTTGGATTCGCCATCAACCCTCCTATTGCCTTATATTATATTCAGGGATTAAACACTACTGCTGTGCACGGTCATGCCGCTCTATTTGGAGTATATGGAATTTTAGGAATCGGATTGATGATGTTTGTACTCCGGGGGCTTTATCCTGATCGTGAATGGAATGACAAATTAATAGGCTGGGCTTTCTGGTTAACCAATATCGGATTGCTGGTGATGGTTACCATTAGTCTTCTTCCTATAGGAATTATGCAATCTGTAGCTTCTATTAAAGAAGGATATTGGTATGCGCGTTCCGCAGAGTTTATGCAAACAGATATTATGCATTTCTTACGATGGATGAGAGTTCCGGGCGATATTTTATTAGCTGCCGGAGAGCTGTTACTTGTTATTTTCATCATCGGGTTAAAATTTGGATGGTCATTGAAAGAAAAACGTTAA
- the ric gene encoding iron-sulfur cluster repair di-iron protein, which translates to MNTKTDFIGNMVAEDFRTAAIFKRHGIDFCCKGGRTIEEACSNKKLDPEKIYEELEALPKNEGTSIDFNSWPLDLLADYIEKTHHRYVEEKTPVLQAFLDKLCKVHGGRHPELFEINAIFNESAHDLAAHMKKEELILFPFVRNMIKSKTSGNNLVQPPFGTVENPVHMMQHEHTVEGDRFRKIAEITHEYTPPADACNTYKVAFAMLQDFENDLHKHIHLENNILFPKAIQLEKEFSIEP; encoded by the coding sequence ATGAATACAAAAACAGATTTTATAGGAAATATGGTAGCTGAAGACTTCAGAACTGCTGCTATTTTTAAAAGACACGGAATCGATTTCTGCTGTAAAGGCGGAAGAACAATAGAAGAAGCATGTAGCAATAAAAAACTTGATCCGGAAAAAATTTATGAAGAGCTGGAAGCTCTCCCAAAAAATGAAGGCACTTCTATCGACTTCAATAGCTGGCCACTGGATCTTCTGGCAGATTATATCGAGAAAACACACCATCGGTATGTGGAGGAAAAAACTCCCGTTTTACAGGCTTTTCTTGATAAATTATGCAAAGTTCACGGAGGCAGACATCCGGAATTATTTGAGATCAACGCCATATTTAATGAATCTGCTCACGATCTGGCAGCTCACATGAAAAAAGAAGAACTGATCCTGTTTCCTTTTGTAAGAAATATGATAAAATCCAAAACATCCGGAAACAACCTGGTACAACCGCCATTCGGAACAGTAGAAAATCCGGTGCATATGATGCAGCATGAACATACAGTAGAAGGAGACCGTTTCAGAAAAATAGCAGAGATTACACATGAATACACTCCTCCTGCTGATGCGTGCAATACGTACAAAGTGGCTTTTGCTATGCTCCAGGATTTTGAAAATGACCTTCACAAACATATTCATCTTGAAAATAATATTCTTTTCCCGAAAGCTATCCAATTGGAAAAAGAATTTAGTATTGAACCTTAA
- a CDS encoding c-type cytochrome produces MKIQLFNTGIILTLASILLSCSKPETTPIPQADPYSTKQSSQPVEPAPAPPIASTVSVEEGLKLIEGMDCLTCHKTDSKLIGPSYQEVAAKYTEADIDRLAQKIIEGGKGNWGDIPMAPHNGLSKDNAKLMVKYILSLKK; encoded by the coding sequence ATGAAAATACAACTTTTTAATACCGGAATCATTCTAACCTTAGCCTCTATTCTCTTATCCTGCTCAAAGCCTGAAACCACACCGATTCCACAAGCAGATCCATATTCTACAAAGCAATCATCCCAACCTGTAGAGCCAGCCCCGGCTCCACCCATTGCAAGTACAGTTTCTGTAGAGGAAGGCCTGAAACTAATTGAAGGAATGGATTGTCTTACCTGCCATAAAACAGATTCAAAATTAATAGGTCCATCCTATCAGGAAGTCGCTGCAAAATATACTGAAGCAGATATTGATAGGCTGGCTCAGAAAATCATTGAAGGCGGAAAAGGAAATTGGGGTGATATTCCAATGGCTCCTCATAATGGTTTGAGTAAAGACAATGCAAAACTTATGGTGAAGTATATTCTTTCATTAAAGAAGTAA
- a CDS encoding class I SAM-dependent methyltransferase, producing the protein MKTDLIEKMSAHWLLAKIGKKVLRPGGIALTHKMLSMLNITINDDVVEFAPGLGLTAEITLKKRPKSYTGIDADENAISYLNSKFEQSPAVFRLGNAALSALPEQFADKVYGEAMLSMHADHRKSEIIQEASRILVPQGFYAIHELALAPDNLDENVKLQIQKELALPLKVNTRPLTVSEWTCLLEKEGFHVIKIETAPMHLLKPQRIISDEGFSGFLKIAGNIITQPKIRSRIKQIRKAFKKYDDYLFAVAILAQKK; encoded by the coding sequence ATGAAAACAGATCTTATTGAAAAAATGTCCGCCCATTGGCTATTAGCTAAAATTGGCAAAAAAGTACTTCGTCCAGGGGGTATTGCTCTTACTCATAAAATGTTATCAATGTTAAATATAACAATCAATGATGATGTAGTGGAATTTGCTCCCGGCCTTGGGCTGACAGCAGAAATAACCTTAAAAAAAAGACCAAAATCTTACACAGGGATTGATGCAGACGAAAATGCCATAAGTTATTTGAACAGTAAGTTTGAACAAAGTCCTGCAGTATTCCGATTGGGTAACGCAGCACTAAGCGCTCTACCTGAACAGTTTGCAGATAAAGTATACGGGGAAGCCATGCTGAGCATGCATGCGGATCACAGAAAATCTGAAATTATTCAGGAAGCTTCCAGGATTTTAGTACCCCAGGGATTTTATGCGATTCATGAACTTGCCTTAGCTCCTGACAACCTCGATGAAAATGTAAAATTACAGATACAGAAAGAACTTGCCTTACCCCTAAAAGTAAATACAAGACCATTAACTGTCTCGGAATGGACCTGTTTACTAGAAAAGGAAGGTTTTCATGTGATAAAAATAGAAACTGCTCCCATGCATCTTTTAAAGCCTCAAAGAATCATCAGTGATGAAGGATTTTCCGGATTCCTGAAAATTGCCGGGAATATCATAACGCAGCCTAAAATCCGATCCCGGATCAAACAGATCAGGAAGGCTTTTAAAAAATATGATGACTACCTCTTTGCCGTAGCTATTCTTGCTCAGAAAAAATAA
- a CDS encoding RrF2 family transcriptional regulator has translation MFSKTCEYALRALIYIAQQSKNDSRVGIKDIAKSINSPEHFIAKILQDLSRKGFVQSAKGPNGGFYMDSRNLNTSIADIVREIDGDKLFSGCGLGLKQCSETHPCPLHEQFKSIRQDLRIMLETSKIQMFVDNLDLELTYLKT, from the coding sequence ATGTTTTCAAAAACCTGCGAATATGCCTTAAGAGCACTAATTTACATTGCCCAGCAATCTAAAAATGACAGCAGGGTCGGTATTAAGGATATTGCCAAAAGCATCAATTCCCCCGAACATTTTATTGCAAAAATTCTACAGGATCTGAGCAGAAAAGGATTTGTACAATCTGCAAAAGGCCCAAACGGAGGATTTTATATGGATTCTAGAAATCTGAATACCAGCATTGCAGATATTGTAAGGGAAATAGATGGTGATAAATTATTTTCAGGCTGTGGGCTTGGGCTTAAGCAATGCTCAGAAACTCATCCCTGTCCGCTTCATGAACAATTCAAAAGCATCAGACAGGACCTTCGCATTATGCTTGAAACCTCTAAAATACAGATGTTTGTAGATAACCTTGATTTAGAATTGACTTATCTTAAAACGTAA
- a CDS encoding zinc metalloprotease translates to MEIYNNFKGRVDQVSYDSKYLILARSLLEENAKEVPAHEVGHSLVLHHPFVDFTENSNRHHFIKSETLNVMDYPKDSSIVTIPVDFGIYLYKYQWDIMLGDVRTSSQRGDLIKINATNGTEIS, encoded by the coding sequence ATGGAAATTTACAATAATTTTAAAGGAAGAGTAGATCAAGTTTCTTATGATAGTAAATATTTAATTTTAGCAAGGTCATTACTGGAAGAAAATGCAAAAGAAGTTCCTGCTCATGAGGTAGGACATTCATTAGTTTTGCATCATCCATTTGTAGACTTTACTGAAAATAGTAATAGACATCATTTTATTAAAAGTGAAACTCTTAATGTAATGGATTACCCAAAAGATTCTAGTATTGTAACTATTCCTGTAGATTTTGGAATATATTTGTATAAATATCAGTGGGATATTATGCTTGGAGATGTAAGAACATCTTCTCAAAGAGGAGATTTAATTAAAATAAACGCAACTAATGGTACAGAGATTTCTTAA
- a CDS encoding helix-turn-helix domain-containing protein → MGLIAALPDIDKHEKSVFVMHEKSEKLIPFHKHTKGQLSYVEGGIAYITINNRTYVVPARHFFWIPQGMEHILEIGHTATVLRSLYFYAHDDVSDAFYSRLGIYPASELLIQMIKYTEMWDEKHVTDKDENFEFLVALKKILPKTHKQPLPIILPATHNKQMMKIVSYLEWNMGEKLTLANVSARFGLSERSMSRLFKADMDISFLQYLKTLRIIKAIELLLNTDKPINEIADDVGYSSISAFSDTFHEFTQSRPSDLRKSSKTF, encoded by the coding sequence ATGGGATTAATTGCAGCACTTCCGGACATCGACAAACATGAGAAAAGTGTATTCGTCATGCATGAAAAATCAGAGAAACTGATTCCGTTTCATAAACATACAAAAGGGCAATTAAGCTATGTAGAAGGCGGTATTGCTTATATCACCATCAATAACAGGACATATGTGGTACCTGCAAGACATTTCTTTTGGATTCCACAGGGTATGGAACATATTCTGGAAATTGGGCATACTGCCACTGTTCTGCGTTCTCTTTATTTTTATGCTCATGATGATGTTTCAGATGCTTTTTATAGCAGACTGGGAATATATCCCGCTTCGGAACTTTTGATCCAGATGATTAAATATACGGAGATGTGGGATGAAAAACATGTCACTGATAAAGATGAAAATTTTGAGTTCTTGGTCGCATTGAAAAAGATCCTGCCTAAAACCCATAAACAGCCTCTACCTATAATTCTTCCAGCGACCCACAATAAACAAATGATGAAAATAGTCTCTTATCTTGAATGGAATATGGGAGAAAAATTGACTCTTGCTAATGTAAGCGCCCGATTTGGATTGAGTGAGCGTTCTATGTCCCGATTGTTTAAAGCAGATATGGATATTTCTTTTCTTCAATACCTGAAAACATTAAGGATCATTAAGGCTATCGAGTTGCTTCTCAATACAGATAAACCTATTAACGAAATTGCTGATGATGTTGGTTATAGCTCAATTAGTGCATTTAGTGATACCTTTCATGAGTTTACACAATCCAGGCCTTCGGATCTTAGGAAAAGCAGTAAGACTTTTTAA
- a CDS encoding TolC family protein, translated as MKIYVTGLLMLGASYTLSAQTGSPRNDTIRISLKDAWQIAEENSRHIKINTISVDIAETEVKDAKRERLPEIQVKGSAEKASNIPIYENGIFSKPTQHEVIHTLYRVGADFYLNIYNGNKLNLKIKENQTLQKVKEIKKEQAISDIHYKTATLYLELQKTLIFRDLIKQDIKDQEVQLKEIKSLYKNGVVLKSDVLRIELELSKRKMTLVTIENDILIAMQKLNIILGVPDEEVVIPESPSNQWDANTTYADYLKLALAHSFDYHVSEQQTELSKLRLKQVKANVRPKVGMYGEFYYANPQIFLYPYNPYWYSLGIVGVKASFSISSLYHNTNKVKAAKLEFEKEEEVHKDTEDKVRQQVKEAYLRYQEALEQIKVAETNVAQAKENARIIKNTYFNQTSLITELLDADIQLLQTKFELEAAKIMAQNNYYLLQNITGIL; from the coding sequence ATGAAAATTTATGTCACCGGATTGCTGATGTTGGGAGCTTCCTACACTTTATCAGCTCAGACAGGCAGTCCACGAAATGATACCATCCGAATCTCCCTAAAAGACGCATGGCAAATAGCTGAAGAAAACAGCCGTCATATTAAAATCAACACCATCAGTGTAGACATTGCCGAAACAGAAGTAAAAGATGCCAAACGAGAACGGCTCCCGGAAATACAAGTCAAAGGATCTGCTGAAAAAGCTTCCAACATCCCTATCTATGAAAACGGAATTTTTTCTAAACCTACCCAACACGAGGTGATCCACACCCTTTACAGAGTCGGAGCCGATTTTTATCTGAATATTTACAACGGAAATAAGCTCAATCTTAAAATCAAGGAAAACCAAACTTTGCAGAAAGTCAAAGAAATTAAGAAAGAACAGGCGATTTCCGATATCCATTACAAAACAGCAACCCTTTATCTTGAACTTCAGAAAACATTAATCTTCAGGGATCTTATCAAACAGGATATAAAAGATCAGGAGGTACAGCTTAAAGAAATTAAGTCTTTATATAAAAACGGAGTAGTTCTAAAAAGTGATGTTTTAAGAATAGAACTTGAACTTTCGAAACGTAAAATGACCTTGGTGACTATTGAAAATGATATTCTGATTGCCATGCAGAAACTGAATATTATTTTAGGAGTTCCTGATGAGGAGGTCGTTATCCCGGAAAGTCCTTCTAATCAATGGGATGCCAATACTACCTATGCAGATTATCTGAAATTGGCGCTGGCTCATTCATTCGATTATCATGTTTCTGAACAGCAGACTGAATTAAGCAAGCTCAGACTGAAACAGGTTAAAGCCAATGTAAGGCCTAAAGTCGGGATGTATGGTGAGTTTTATTACGCCAATCCGCAGATCTTCCTTTACCCATACAATCCATATTGGTATTCATTGGGAATTGTTGGGGTAAAGGCTTCATTTTCGATCTCATCACTGTATCACAATACTAATAAAGTAAAGGCGGCTAAGCTTGAATTTGAAAAAGAAGAGGAAGTTCATAAAGATACTGAAGACAAGGTAAGACAACAGGTAAAAGAAGCTTATTTGAGATATCAGGAAGCGCTTGAACAGATCAAGGTTGCTGAAACCAATGTTGCGCAGGCTAAGGAGAATGCACGTATTATTAAAAATACTTACTTCAATCAGACTTCCCTTATTACAGAACTTTTAGATGCGGATATCCAGCTTCTTCAGACAAAATTTGAATTGGAAGCGGCAAAAATCATGGCACAGAATAATTATTATTTACTACAAAATATTACAGGCATTTTATAA
- a CDS encoding HlyD family secretion protein, protein MKKKYTPTDRLITKITGWISVLIVAALAVWGGFTLKNYYRYEQTNDAQIQEYVNPVISRAGGFIVAVKFEENQEVKKGDTLLLIDNREYVLQQKQTQAALQKARAQLKVLQSNTGTTKKEAAAAQAQVDASKAKVWKQQLDYNRYKKLYDEESATKQRLEDVKATLDVNESDYQSSKDNYAASVSKINDIQTEKTVVQAEIARLEALLDRHKLDVSYTAVVASYDGRMGRRTVEVGQMIDAGETLAFIVNNETDKWVVANYKETQIKDMKIGDQVKIVADSYPDKEFQGTIISLSPATGSSFSLLPPDNSTGNYVKIVQRIPVRIKVDGKRRDIDILKMGMNVNVYAHKKHS, encoded by the coding sequence ATGAAAAAAAAATATACCCCTACCGATAGGTTGATCACAAAGATCACAGGATGGATTTCAGTTTTAATCGTTGCCGCACTTGCTGTTTGGGGCGGTTTTACCCTAAAAAATTATTACAGATATGAGCAGACCAATGACGCTCAGATTCAGGAATATGTGAATCCGGTTATTTCAAGAGCTGGCGGTTTCATCGTGGCTGTAAAATTTGAGGAAAATCAGGAAGTTAAAAAAGGAGATACTCTTTTATTGATTGATAACCGTGAGTATGTTCTTCAGCAAAAACAAACTCAGGCAGCCCTTCAGAAAGCCCGTGCACAGCTAAAAGTTTTACAGAGTAATACGGGGACTACAAAGAAAGAAGCTGCAGCTGCACAGGCACAGGTAGATGCCAGTAAGGCAAAAGTCTGGAAACAACAGCTTGATTACAACCGTTATAAAAAGCTTTACGATGAAGAATCGGCCACAAAACAGAGACTTGAAGATGTGAAAGCAACCCTGGATGTGAATGAAAGTGATTATCAATCGTCTAAGGATAATTATGCGGCTTCTGTATCTAAAATTAATGATATTCAGACTGAAAAAACAGTGGTACAGGCTGAAATTGCAAGACTGGAAGCTTTATTAGACCGTCATAAATTAGACGTAAGTTATACCGCAGTAGTTGCTTCTTATGATGGAAGAATGGGAAGACGAACCGTTGAAGTAGGGCAGATGATTGATGCGGGAGAAACGCTGGCATTCATTGTTAATAATGAAACCGATAAATGGGTGGTTGCGAATTACAAGGAAACCCAAATCAAGGATATGAAAATTGGAGATCAGGTGAAAATTGTTGCAGACTCTTATCCTGACAAAGAATTTCAAGGAACTATTATTTCATTATCACCGGCTACAGGCTCCAGTTTTTCATTATTGCCGCCTGATAACTCCACGGGGAACTATGTGAAAATTGTACAGCGTATTCCTGTTAGGATCAAAGTAGATGGGAAAAGAAGAGATATAGATATTCTCAAGATGGGAATGAATGTAAACGTATATGCCCATAAAAAGCATTCCTAA
- a CDS encoding efflux MFS transporter permease, with the protein MAKRQMPFFKRWVPEWLVKIILFSMTLPGIIIFFLPLTNINAAAGYYGSEPADIQFSVALFYAGYVGFYCLERRFFSFLAAKEYFLLFTTLQIIACLICYFTREVYVLFPTRFIQGMLFAGNVNLSLTLIFTRLSSERGREISFSVFFGILICALPFNNLITTDLIDSYNFNIVYKTAIFSYLPGLIFLTLAMTNYRPNVRFHLYKLDWQSFVVFSIILVLVGYITIFGQEYYWLEDSRILGSIIGIIVLVGISIFRQRSIKRPYIDLRIFKYRNFKVGLLILFVMYICRFASGITNSFFASELHLDPFYISYINVFNLSGLIVGVIIACCMVLQKKRIQYIWGPGFLMLLLFHALMYYSFDVQADEFNYYIPLFLQGLGVGLIMVPTIIFIISSVPASIGPSAAATALAIRYFGFCASIALINFFELFEKSRHYNAFQDHVTAVDPFVKDFLHKQTSKLTAKGMLEDHAVKASNKLLVGRLNVQNHVRFAMDYYEMMVWLLAGVLLLIILFPYLNRTALYLKSRRLSPA; encoded by the coding sequence ATGGCTAAAAGACAAATGCCTTTTTTTAAAAGATGGGTGCCGGAATGGCTGGTGAAAATTATTCTTTTCTCCATGACTTTACCGGGAATTATCATCTTCTTCCTGCCGTTGACCAATATTAATGCCGCAGCAGGATATTACGGAAGCGAACCTGCTGATATTCAGTTTTCAGTGGCATTATTCTATGCCGGATATGTTGGGTTTTACTGTCTGGAAAGAAGATTTTTTAGTTTTCTGGCGGCGAAAGAGTATTTTCTTTTATTTACCACTTTACAGATTATAGCTTGTCTTATATGTTACTTTACCCGCGAAGTTTACGTTCTTTTTCCTACACGTTTTATCCAGGGAATGTTGTTTGCGGGGAATGTCAATCTTTCATTAACTCTCATTTTTACCCGATTGAGCAGTGAAAGAGGGCGGGAAATCAGTTTTTCCGTATTTTTTGGAATTCTGATCTGTGCTTTACCCTTTAATAATCTGATTACAACAGACCTTATAGACTCTTATAATTTTAATATCGTTTATAAAACTGCCATCTTTTCATATCTACCAGGTCTTATTTTTCTAACATTGGCCATGACGAATTACAGACCTAATGTGAGATTCCATTTGTATAAACTGGATTGGCAGAGCTTTGTGGTTTTCAGTATTATTTTGGTGTTGGTAGGATATATAACCATTTTCGGACAGGAATATTATTGGCTGGAAGATAGCCGGATTTTAGGAAGTATAATAGGCATCATTGTATTGGTAGGAATATCGATTTTCCGTCAGCGTTCGATTAAAAGACCTTATATAGACCTCCGGATTTTCAAATACAGAAATTTTAAAGTAGGACTGTTGATTCTCTTTGTGATGTACATTTGCCGTTTCGCATCAGGAATTACAAACAGCTTTTTTGCATCAGAACTGCATTTGGATCCGTTTTATATCTCTTATATCAATGTTTTTAATCTTTCTGGATTAATCGTTGGAGTCATCATTGCCTGTTGTATGGTTTTACAGAAAAAAAGAATACAATATATCTGGGGACCGGGTTTTTTGATGTTGCTGCTGTTTCATGCATTGATGTATTATTCCTTTGATGTACAGGCTGATGAATTCAATTATTATATACCATTATTTCTTCAAGGATTAGGCGTGGGATTAATTATGGTTCCAACGATTATTTTCATTATATCATCAGTTCCTGCTTCTATTGGTCCATCTGCTGCTGCAACAGCTTTAGCGATCCGTTATTTTGGCTTCTGTGCCAGTATCGCATTGATCAATTTTTTTGAGCTTTTCGAAAAAAGTCGTCACTACAATGCTTTTCAAGATCATGTAACGGCGGTTGACCCTTTTGTAAAAGACTTCCTTCATAAGCAAACCTCTAAACTTACTGCGAAAGGTATGCTTGAGGACCATGCGGTAAAAGCTTCCAATAAATTATTGGTAGGAAGATTAAATGTTCAGAATCATGTACGTTTTGCTATGGATTATTACGAAATGATGGTCTGGCTATTAGCAGGTGTTTTACTGCTGATTATTCTTTTTCCCTATCTGAACCGCACCGCACTTTATTTGAAATCCCGCAGGTTATCTCCTGCATAA